In Bdellovibrio sp. GT3, one genomic interval encodes:
- a CDS encoding CheR family methyltransferase, with translation MSALKKVDPTSALYEFEDIQLTEKMFTKFAKHMYELAGVDLPFSPKNHALIRNRIVKLLRRHGLKSYEQYWDMVEHGNKEVTSEFISALTTNMTSFYRESNHFEFLAQQLPDLYKKFGTDIRMWCAAASTGQEPYTIAITAHEAMQQVTGMKARLLATDIDLQVLKKATSGVYEEREMQGLPPATRMKYFEKMKKNEVEYWRAKDSIHDMIRFAPFNLMSPKYEFQNKFHVIFCRNVLIYFDEETTKKVVDSLTSCLAPGGYLVLGHSESGNIKHTQLKPLSRAVYQKL, from the coding sequence ATGAGTGCTTTAAAGAAAGTGGATCCAACCAGTGCACTGTATGAGTTTGAAGACATTCAGCTCACGGAGAAGATGTTCACCAAGTTTGCCAAGCATATGTATGAGCTTGCGGGCGTGGATCTGCCATTTTCCCCTAAAAATCATGCATTGATCAGAAACAGAATCGTCAAACTATTGCGTCGTCACGGTCTTAAATCCTACGAGCAGTATTGGGACATGGTCGAACACGGCAACAAAGAAGTAACGTCAGAATTTATTTCCGCTCTGACGACGAACATGACGTCGTTTTATCGCGAATCAAATCATTTCGAATTCCTGGCGCAGCAGTTGCCGGATCTTTATAAGAAATTCGGGACGGATATTCGTATGTGGTGTGCGGCAGCCAGTACGGGGCAGGAACCCTATACGATCGCAATCACTGCTCACGAAGCGATGCAACAGGTGACTGGAATGAAAGCGCGATTGCTGGCGACAGACATTGATTTGCAGGTGCTGAAAAAAGCAACCAGCGGAGTCTACGAAGAGCGTGAAATGCAGGGACTGCCACCGGCAACTCGTATGAAGTACTTTGAAAAAATGAAGAAGAACGAAGTCGAATACTGGAGAGCCAAAGACTCTATCCATGACATGATTCGATTTGCGCCATTCAATTTGATGAGTCCCAAGTACGAATTTCAAAACAAATTTCATGTGATTTTCTGTCGTAACGTTCTGATTTACTTTGATGAGGAGACGACTAAAAAGGTCGTCGACAGTCTGACTTCATGTCTGGCGCCGGGTGGTTATCTGGTGTTGGGGCACTCTGAGTCCGGCAATATTAAACACACACAATTAAAACCGCTTTCACGCGCAGTTTATCAAAAGCTGTAG
- the add gene encoding adenosine deaminase, whose product MQKLYAHNIRNLLKVELHRHLDCSVRWSTLVELAPQVGIPLATTSQGQKDQFLITEPMNDLGSVLNKFLNAQKVLASEEILTRIAYEACEDAYNDGIRLLELRYAPTFIADGHDNLSFDSIHQSLLKGVKMAQKNFSMAVGLICIVQRVKPFAVAEKVVDFAIDNKDSFIALDLADNEEGFDPKIFAPLFQKAKKAGLHITVHSGETPNDLAASWVKDSVEILGAERIGHGIQIVRNPEILNFIRDRHIPLEICPISNYLTQSFKTYEDHPIRQLLNSGVLVTVNSDDPGIFATTLSDDYEVLHRTHAFTEEDFRRCNQTAFDASFIPLSEKNKFRQDFF is encoded by the coding sequence ATGCAAAAGCTCTATGCACACAACATTCGCAATCTTTTAAAAGTCGAACTTCACCGGCACTTGGACTGCTCGGTGCGTTGGAGCACGCTCGTGGAATTGGCCCCGCAGGTGGGTATTCCGCTGGCAACCACATCCCAAGGACAAAAAGATCAGTTTTTGATCACAGAGCCCATGAATGATTTGGGAAGTGTGCTTAATAAGTTTCTCAATGCCCAGAAAGTCCTGGCCAGCGAGGAAATCCTGACTCGTATCGCCTATGAAGCGTGTGAAGACGCTTACAATGATGGAATCCGACTTCTTGAACTGCGCTATGCCCCGACATTTATCGCAGATGGCCACGACAACCTGAGTTTTGACTCCATTCATCAGTCCCTTCTGAAGGGAGTAAAAATGGCTCAGAAAAACTTTTCCATGGCCGTCGGACTGATCTGCATCGTTCAAAGAGTGAAGCCTTTTGCCGTTGCGGAAAAAGTCGTGGATTTCGCTATAGACAACAAAGACAGCTTCATCGCTTTGGATCTGGCCGACAACGAAGAAGGCTTTGATCCCAAGATCTTTGCTCCCCTATTTCAGAAAGCAAAAAAAGCGGGTCTGCATATCACCGTTCATTCCGGCGAAACACCGAATGATCTGGCTGCCAGCTGGGTCAAGGACTCGGTGGAGATCCTGGGTGCGGAACGTATCGGTCATGGGATTCAGATTGTGCGCAATCCTGAAATATTAAACTTTATCCGCGACCGCCACATCCCTCTTGAAATTTGTCCAATCAGCAATTACCTGACTCAGTCTTTTAAGACCTACGAGGATCATCCAATTCGTCAATTGCTGAACTCGGGAGTTCTGGTCACCGTAAACTCGGATGATCCCGGAATATTCGCAACGACCTTAAGTGACGACTACGAAGTCCTTCATCGCACCCACGCATTTACGGAAGAGGATTTCAGAAGATGCAATCAAACTGCTTTTGATGCGAGCTTCATTCCACTTTCTGAAAAGAACAAATTCAGACAGGACTTTTTTTAA
- the pip gene encoding prolyl aminopeptidase — protein sequence MEKQSLREFYPAIEPYNKGFLKVSEIHNIYFEEVGNPAGKPIVFLHGGPGGGVAPDHRRFFDPKTYRIILFDQRGSGQSTPCAELRENTTWDLVADTERVREHLKIDKWVVFGGSWGSTLALTYAIKHPERVKALVLRGIFLCRPSEIKWFYQEGASQIFPDVWDEYLKVIPQNERHDMVTAYYKRLTHENRDVRLEAAKAWSKWEAATSRLYIDAHAIEEYDDPDSALSFARIECHYFTNNAFFETNNWILENVSKIRHIPAWIVQGRYDVVCPATSAWELHKAWPEADFKIIPDSGHAAAEPGTRSALIQATDACKSL from the coding sequence ATGGAAAAGCAAAGTCTTCGCGAATTTTATCCAGCGATTGAACCTTACAACAAAGGCTTCCTGAAAGTTTCAGAAATTCACAATATCTACTTTGAGGAAGTTGGAAATCCCGCGGGCAAACCAATTGTTTTCCTGCACGGCGGCCCGGGCGGCGGCGTTGCTCCTGATCATCGTCGTTTCTTTGATCCAAAAACTTATCGTATCATTCTTTTTGATCAACGAGGCTCTGGCCAATCCACACCTTGCGCGGAACTTCGCGAAAATACCACATGGGATCTGGTTGCCGATACGGAACGTGTGCGCGAGCACTTGAAAATCGACAAGTGGGTTGTCTTTGGCGGCAGCTGGGGCTCCACACTGGCACTGACTTATGCGATCAAACATCCTGAGCGTGTAAAAGCGTTGGTATTGCGCGGAATCTTCCTGTGCCGTCCTTCCGAAATCAAATGGTTCTACCAAGAAGGTGCTTCGCAAATTTTCCCGGACGTGTGGGATGAATACCTGAAAGTGATTCCTCAAAATGAACGTCATGACATGGTGACAGCATACTACAAACGCCTGACTCACGAAAATCGCGACGTCCGTTTGGAAGCAGCGAAAGCGTGGAGCAAGTGGGAAGCCGCCACTTCAAGACTTTACATCGATGCTCATGCCATTGAGGAATACGATGATCCGGATTCTGCTTTAAGTTTTGCACGCATTGAATGCCACTACTTCACTAATAATGCTTTCTTTGAAACCAACAACTGGATATTGGAAAACGTAAGCAAGATCCGCCACATTCCTGCGTGGATTGTGCAAGGTCGCTACGATGTGGTTTGCCCGGCAACTTCAGCTTGGGAACTTCACAAAGCCTGGCCGGAAGCAGACTTCAAAATTATCCCGGATTCGGGTCACGCAGCCGCTGAACCCGGCACCCGTTCGGCTTTGATTCAAGCTACAGACGCTTGTAAATCACTATAA
- a CDS encoding chemotaxis protein CheA: MSDDNAFFEELQMDFLNESLFMFEQYEESMMKLENSDDPAKDLTDIFRVAHSVKGGAAAVGLTDLSKFAHVAEDLLDLLRSKPELVNSNVISLLLQAGDELKNRIASLQQGQGGPWDPAALVKQLVEVTEGLSGKKSSHTKAAEAAAKTAAAAAPVEEVKVAVPDDFFEHVDAAAAAPREPEMVIPEPADDVVNHDLLAELLSQLSPEDRAEFEAKEAAEKAEQELIRELEQASIEIPQEEVAPAVVAEAPMAAPVAGPTVSPAATASPEPVAEEPKLKVVAQAKTPSSSDNGGGSAKAPAKNQNSTIKVDTGRVDSVLDAVGELVVLKNQLVHDETVRSGENLRLEAIVDQLDKAVRELYEKTLSIRMTPLKSMFIKIQRIVRDVSLTLDKPVDLQLIGEETEVERTVFELLGDPLVHLVRNSMDHGVEKKEVRQERGKPAVAKVTVSAKQNGGNVIIEIIDDGGGINREKVLSKAIEKGFVPKGVDPSTIPDESVFQYIFYPGFSTADKISDLSGRGVGLDVVKSNLDKINGKINIMSKAGQGTTFRLTIPLSTAITDGIIVSLDGSRYILPIHSIREIVRVLPKDYTNISNAGKVANIRGLLLPVIDVSRTLGTLNQTLTGDVVKKDTLSSRREETMLVVIESVTGQMAFPVDDVLGQAQVVVKPIVTGFDIPEIAGAAILGDGRTVLILEPGALLQSVSKSSEMAAA; this comes from the coding sequence ATGAGCGATGATAATGCATTCTTTGAAGAACTGCAGATGGATTTTCTTAACGAGTCCCTGTTCATGTTTGAACAGTACGAAGAATCCATGATGAAGTTGGAAAACAGCGACGATCCGGCTAAGGATCTGACAGATATTTTTCGTGTTGCCCACTCGGTAAAAGGTGGTGCTGCAGCAGTAGGGCTTACTGATCTCTCCAAATTCGCCCATGTTGCAGAGGATCTTTTGGATCTGCTTCGCTCCAAGCCGGAACTGGTAAATTCGAATGTCATCTCGTTGCTGTTGCAAGCGGGTGACGAACTTAAAAACCGTATCGCTTCTTTGCAGCAGGGTCAGGGTGGTCCATGGGATCCAGCGGCCCTGGTAAAGCAACTTGTGGAAGTGACAGAAGGACTGTCAGGTAAAAAATCCTCTCACACAAAGGCAGCAGAAGCGGCAGCCAAGACAGCAGCAGCAGCAGCGCCAGTTGAAGAAGTCAAAGTGGCAGTGCCTGATGATTTCTTCGAGCACGTGGATGCGGCAGCAGCAGCTCCAAGAGAGCCTGAGATGGTCATTCCTGAGCCAGCGGACGACGTTGTGAATCACGATCTATTGGCGGAACTGTTATCGCAGCTTTCTCCTGAAGATCGCGCTGAATTTGAAGCCAAAGAAGCTGCTGAAAAAGCCGAGCAGGAATTAATCCGGGAACTTGAACAAGCGTCCATTGAAATTCCACAGGAAGAAGTGGCTCCTGCCGTAGTCGCAGAAGCACCCATGGCCGCGCCAGTTGCGGGTCCGACAGTGTCGCCTGCAGCCACGGCTTCCCCAGAGCCGGTCGCTGAAGAGCCAAAATTGAAAGTCGTTGCCCAAGCCAAAACTCCGTCTTCTTCTGATAACGGTGGTGGCAGTGCAAAAGCTCCGGCAAAAAATCAAAACAGCACCATCAAAGTCGACACGGGTCGTGTGGATTCAGTATTGGATGCAGTGGGTGAGCTGGTTGTATTGAAAAATCAGTTGGTACACGACGAAACTGTTCGCAGTGGTGAAAACCTGCGTTTGGAAGCGATCGTGGATCAGTTGGACAAAGCGGTGCGTGAGCTTTATGAGAAAACATTGAGCATCCGCATGACGCCGCTAAAATCCATGTTCATTAAAATTCAACGTATCGTTCGTGACGTGTCTTTGACTTTGGATAAACCGGTTGATTTACAACTGATCGGTGAAGAAACTGAAGTTGAAAGAACCGTGTTCGAGCTGTTGGGCGACCCTTTGGTTCACTTGGTTCGCAACTCCATGGATCACGGTGTGGAGAAAAAGGAAGTTCGTCAGGAGCGCGGTAAACCCGCGGTGGCGAAAGTGACAGTCTCTGCAAAACAAAATGGCGGTAACGTTATCATCGAAATCATCGATGATGGTGGCGGTATCAACCGTGAAAAAGTTTTGAGCAAAGCGATTGAAAAAGGCTTCGTGCCAAAAGGTGTGGATCCTTCCACAATTCCGGATGAATCCGTATTCCAATATATTTTCTATCCTGGTTTCTCCACAGCGGACAAGATTTCCGATCTTTCCGGTCGTGGCGTGGGCTTGGATGTCGTTAAATCGAACCTTGATAAAATCAACGGTAAGATCAACATTATGTCCAAAGCCGGTCAGGGGACGACGTTCCGTCTGACAATTCCACTAAGCACGGCAATCACTGACGGCATTATCGTATCTTTGGATGGTTCCCGTTATATTCTGCCAATTCACTCCATCCGCGAAATCGTGCGTGTTCTTCCGAAGGACTACACGAATATTTCCAACGCTGGAAAAGTCGCAAACATTCGTGGCTTGCTGTTGCCGGTTATCGATGTTTCCCGCACGCTGGGCACATTGAATCAGACGCTGACAGGCGATGTTGTTAAAAAAGACACGTTAAGTTCCCGTCGCGAAGAGACGATGCTGGTGGTGATTGAATCGGTGACAGGCCAGATGGCATTCCCGGTGGACGATGTCCTGGGGCAGGCGCAGGTTGTTGTGAAACCGATTGTAACTGGATTTGATATTCCGGAAATCGCCGGCGCGGCAATTCTGGGTGACGGTCGTACTGTACTTATTCTTGAACCAGGAGCTTTGCTTCAGTCCGTTTCTAAATCATCAGAAATGGCGGCAGCATGA
- a CDS encoding transketolase C-terminal domain-containing protein, which yields MTEPIQIKSKLAGNPTQEPQFKSFVKSKDGRSIPVADPRSTRALVSLMDMNAVLGGAASHYGGPAAFAELMSAMHGHVFDVAQRDNKPWYELFHLVNDAGHCENGLYALKANYQMAGLNLNSLKKFRSIESGLTGHGEVHCFPEGVFVSNGPLGSAFPQTQGLAMGEAISGKNRVTITAISDGASMEGEARESFAAIPGLAATGKMGPYVLVISDNNTKLSGRIDNESFSMAHTFASLKTMGWDVISLPEGNDLQKCYDAIVTAVEKAKANPKVPVAIHAKTIKGIGTKKTAESASGGHGFPLKSPTELPAFLSEIYNGEALPAVYNTWIDELNKWEAEIKANAVKDTGEKIQTGISSAMIRARKAGLPVLSVTSDLPGSTGVAGFRKEFPGDSFDVGVAESNMISTAAGLSKLGYIPVVDTFAQFGVTKGALPITMGALSEAPVVCVFSHTGFQDAADGASHQALSYMAMVSSIPHVDVYSLSCSEEADQVMFTVLENFAKDRKSGKVPNSAVFFLGRENFPKSYVAGAKYDLKKAQVLADTTAGKAKSVTIATTGSLVPQALEAAKTLEAQGVGAVVVNCVNVNHVDVETLKAALAKTGGRMVTAEDHQMIGGFGQMLCHALLQAGVEFKVKSLGVHGEFGQSSYTALDLYKKHKVDASAIVAAAK from the coding sequence ATGACTGAACCTATTCAAATCAAATCAAAATTGGCTGGCAACCCGACTCAAGAACCTCAATTCAAAAGCTTCGTTAAAAGCAAGGACGGCAGATCTATTCCTGTCGCGGATCCTCGCTCGACGCGCGCGCTTGTGTCCTTGATGGACATGAATGCGGTGCTGGGTGGCGCAGCATCTCACTACGGCGGTCCTGCCGCTTTTGCAGAGCTGATGTCAGCAATGCATGGTCACGTTTTCGATGTCGCTCAACGTGATAACAAACCTTGGTATGAATTGTTTCATTTGGTTAATGATGCTGGTCACTGCGAAAACGGTTTGTACGCGTTGAAAGCGAACTACCAAATGGCTGGTTTGAATTTGAACAGCCTTAAAAAATTCCGTTCGATCGAAAGCGGTCTGACCGGTCACGGTGAAGTTCACTGCTTCCCAGAAGGTGTCTTCGTTTCCAACGGTCCCTTGGGTTCCGCATTTCCGCAAACTCAAGGTTTGGCGATGGGCGAGGCGATCTCTGGTAAAAACCGTGTGACTATCACAGCGATCTCTGACGGCGCCAGCATGGAAGGTGAAGCTCGTGAATCTTTCGCGGCTATTCCAGGTTTGGCAGCGACGGGGAAAATGGGTCCTTACGTTTTGGTTATCTCTGATAACAACACGAAGCTTTCTGGCCGTATCGACAATGAGTCTTTCTCTATGGCGCACACTTTCGCGTCTTTGAAAACGATGGGTTGGGATGTGATCTCCTTGCCTGAAGGCAATGACTTGCAAAAATGCTACGACGCTATCGTGACTGCAGTGGAAAAAGCGAAAGCCAATCCAAAAGTTCCAGTGGCGATTCACGCTAAAACTATCAAAGGTATCGGAACCAAGAAAACTGCAGAATCTGCAAGTGGTGGTCACGGCTTCCCTTTGAAATCTCCAACTGAACTTCCGGCATTCTTGTCAGAAATTTACAACGGCGAGGCTTTGCCAGCTGTTTACAACACTTGGATCGACGAATTGAACAAGTGGGAAGCTGAAATCAAAGCGAATGCAGTCAAAGACACGGGCGAGAAAATCCAAACAGGAATTTCTTCGGCAATGATCCGTGCTCGCAAAGCAGGTCTTCCGGTATTGAGTGTGACTTCGGATCTTCCGGGCTCCACAGGTGTGGCAGGATTCAGAAAAGAATTCCCAGGTGATTCCTTTGACGTGGGCGTGGCTGAATCCAATATGATCTCCACAGCGGCAGGTCTTTCTAAATTGGGCTATATCCCAGTTGTAGATACTTTCGCACAATTTGGTGTTACTAAAGGTGCTTTGCCAATCACGATGGGTGCATTGTCTGAGGCTCCTGTTGTTTGCGTATTCTCGCACACAGGCTTCCAAGACGCGGCGGACGGGGCTTCTCACCAGGCACTAAGCTATATGGCGATGGTTTCCTCTATCCCGCATGTTGATGTTTACTCACTGTCTTGCAGTGAAGAAGCAGACCAAGTGATGTTCACAGTTCTTGAAAACTTCGCCAAAGATCGCAAGTCTGGCAAAGTTCCAAACAGTGCCGTGTTCTTCTTGGGACGTGAAAACTTCCCTAAATCCTACGTGGCTGGTGCTAAGTATGATCTTAAGAAAGCTCAAGTGCTTGCGGATACGACGGCTGGAAAAGCTAAATCCGTAACGATTGCAACGACGGGCTCTTTGGTTCCACAAGCTTTGGAAGCTGCCAAAACTTTGGAAGCACAAGGCGTTGGAGCTGTAGTTGTGAACTGCGTGAACGTAAATCATGTGGATGTTGAAACTTTGAAAGCCGCATTGGCAAAAACTGGTGGCCGTATGGTTACTGCTGAAGATCACCAGATGATCGGTGGTTTCGGCCAAATGCTTTGCCACGCTCTATTGCAAGCGGGTGTTGAGTTTAAAGTGAAGTCTTTGGGCGTGCACGGCGAATTCGGTCAAAGCTCTTACACAGCGTTGGATCTATACAAAAAACACAAAGTAGACGCTTCAGCGATCGTGGCTGCCGCCAAATAA
- a CDS encoding S1 family peptidase, with protein MGLLQNPFLYLALGCTISACTPLRTPHVSLNKTDTAIVGGKTVTSSDLASRSVVGLLIENKNTGDQEVCSGTLLKGNLILTAAHCVTDPQNLLITVVFSNVMNGNNITTVGRRGLSTAVTAWWGAETHLESDTGDIALIKFEGSAPTGYIPVTNLVQEDDLSVNQTVFIAGFGANKITSTPIDVNTYPDLIAAIQTGQVVCQDSMKLEHCKEIKMDGAGTLRQGTSTIANRNYSSSEIEVAAKSGSTCHGDSGGPGFIIKNNQLHLWGVANRAANRKVTDCSVNSIYANVSFFREWLNLAASKLHEQTESN; from the coding sequence TTGGGGTTGTTACAGAATCCATTCTTGTATCTGGCTCTCGGTTGCACAATAAGTGCCTGCACTCCGCTGCGCACTCCACACGTATCTCTGAACAAAACAGACACTGCCATCGTAGGCGGTAAAACAGTGACCTCTTCCGACCTTGCTTCTCGCAGCGTGGTGGGACTTCTGATCGAAAACAAAAACACGGGCGATCAGGAAGTCTGCAGCGGCACTCTGTTAAAAGGAAATTTGATTCTAACCGCTGCTCACTGTGTGACTGATCCACAAAATCTTTTGATCACTGTTGTGTTTAGCAACGTGATGAATGGTAACAACATCACGACCGTGGGTCGCAGAGGTCTATCCACTGCGGTGACTGCGTGGTGGGGGGCTGAAACTCACCTTGAATCTGACACTGGTGATATCGCACTTATCAAATTCGAAGGCAGCGCTCCGACTGGCTACATTCCTGTTACAAATCTGGTTCAAGAGGACGATCTTTCCGTAAACCAGACAGTCTTCATCGCAGGATTTGGAGCAAATAAAATCACTTCAACTCCGATTGATGTGAATACGTACCCTGACTTGATCGCAGCCATTCAAACCGGCCAGGTGGTTTGTCAGGATTCCATGAAGCTTGAGCACTGCAAAGAAATTAAAATGGACGGCGCCGGCACTCTTCGCCAAGGCACTTCCACTATTGCAAATCGCAACTACTCCAGCTCTGAGATTGAAGTGGCTGCAAAAAGCGGTTCAACCTGCCACGGTGATTCGGGCGGTCCGGGTTTTATCATCAAGAACAATCAACTTCACCTTTGGGGCGTTGCCAATCGCGCAGCAAATCGCAAAGTGACTGATTGCTCGGTGAATTCCATTTACGCCAACGTTTCCTTCTTCCGCGAGTGGCTGAATCTTGCAGCTTCCAAGCTGCACGAACAAACTGAAAGCAATTAA
- the gloA gene encoding lactoylglutathione lyase: protein MADNIPGLCTNPDAETGKYVFNHTMLRVKDPKASLDFYTRVLGMKLARKLDFAEWKFSLFFLAYVPEGTQVPTDNEANANYVFGREAVLELTHNWGTETQEAMPYHNGNTEPRGFGHICVTVPDIKAACERFEKLGVNFQKRLGEGGMKNIAFIKDPDNYWIEIIQAGLL from the coding sequence ATGGCAGACAATATTCCTGGATTGTGCACAAATCCGGACGCTGAAACCGGAAAGTACGTATTCAACCACACGATGCTAAGAGTGAAGGACCCAAAGGCTTCTTTGGATTTTTATACTCGCGTGTTGGGAATGAAATTGGCGCGTAAACTGGATTTCGCAGAGTGGAAGTTTTCTTTGTTTTTCTTGGCTTACGTTCCAGAAGGCACGCAGGTGCCAACCGACAACGAAGCCAATGCAAATTACGTATTTGGTCGTGAAGCGGTTTTGGAGCTGACTCATAACTGGGGTACGGAAACTCAAGAAGCCATGCCTTATCATAATGGCAACACCGAACCCCGTGGCTTCGGTCATATTTGCGTAACAGTCCCGGATATCAAAGCAGCATGCGAGCGATTCGAAAAGCTGGGTGTGAATTTCCAAAAGCGCTTGGGTGAAGGCGGGATGAAGAATATCGCGTTCATCAAAGATCCGGATAACTATTGGATCGAAATCATACAGGCCGGGTTACTGTAA
- a CDS encoding trypsin-like serine peptidase — translation MRFILWFVGSIFILAACSEAPQSTLSLDKNQGNAVVYGEDSVSLPDETSISDSAEFQNNVQASVAMMYRSELTESPQGFTLPNKTVHDSHKTCSNFQLSSSQNPAQCSAILVAPNLVLTAGHCVTMKKDTCADAAFVVGFNQDNMIIPKEQIYYCKQVRVLSFFEKGNLSDYALIELDRTVPEVQPARIKNSPINLNDSIYTLGYPLGTSKKYADGFIRSFDRILAVSNLDVYGGNSGGPVFDKQTHELVGIVNSGETDLEETVEGCQMPKLCKDNECMGENILPITFIMQSLKEKGEAFASP, via the coding sequence ATGAGATTCATTCTGTGGTTCGTGGGTTCCATTTTCATCCTGGCGGCTTGTTCAGAAGCCCCCCAAAGTACTCTCTCCTTGGATAAAAACCAAGGCAACGCCGTCGTTTATGGTGAGGACTCCGTAAGCCTTCCCGACGAAACTTCGATTTCTGACTCTGCCGAATTTCAAAACAACGTTCAGGCCAGCGTAGCCATGATGTATCGAAGTGAATTAACTGAATCCCCGCAAGGATTTACTCTGCCAAACAAGACAGTTCACGACTCCCATAAAACTTGTTCTAATTTTCAACTGAGTTCGTCGCAAAATCCCGCTCAATGCTCTGCTATATTGGTTGCGCCAAATTTGGTTCTCACTGCCGGTCATTGTGTGACTATGAAAAAAGACACCTGTGCCGATGCGGCCTTCGTGGTTGGCTTTAATCAGGACAACATGATTATTCCAAAAGAACAGATCTACTACTGCAAACAGGTTCGCGTGCTGTCGTTCTTCGAAAAAGGAAACCTTAGTGACTATGCTCTGATAGAGTTGGATCGCACAGTTCCTGAAGTTCAACCAGCGAGGATCAAAAATTCCCCGATAAATCTAAACGACTCCATCTACACATTAGGATACCCGCTGGGAACATCAAAAAAGTATGCTGATGGATTTATTCGCAGCTTTGATCGCATCCTGGCGGTCAGCAATCTGGATGTGTACGGTGGGAACTCCGGCGGTCCTGTCTTTGACAAACAAACTCACGAACTGGTTGGAATAGTTAATTCTGGCGAAACTGATTTGGAAGAAACCGTAGAGGGTTGTCAGATGCCGAAACTATGCAAAGACAATGAATGCATGGGCGAAAATATTCTGCCCATCACGTTCATCATGCAATCCCTGAAAGAAAAAGGGGAAGCCTTCGCCTCCCCTTAA
- a CDS encoding chemotaxis protein CheW: MSTKAKAGQYLTFQLMSEQYGVAIETVREINQFGEITPVPRTPEYVKGVMNLRGKIIPVVNLRVKFGMDAQDKTRDTCIIVIDTEIGQVGMIVDSVKEVVDLEDNQIEPSPVLGNHSSMHFVRGMGKVDNRVVILVDIVAAFSQDQMGQMANFAEAA; the protein is encoded by the coding sequence ATGTCTACGAAAGCAAAAGCTGGTCAATACCTGACGTTCCAGTTGATGTCAGAGCAATATGGTGTTGCGATCGAAACCGTTCGCGAGATCAACCAGTTTGGTGAAATCACTCCGGTTCCACGCACCCCTGAATACGTTAAGGGTGTCATGAATTTGCGTGGAAAAATCATTCCAGTTGTTAACTTGCGTGTGAAATTTGGAATGGATGCACAAGATAAAACTCGCGACACTTGCATCATCGTGATCGACACTGAAATCGGTCAAGTGGGCATGATCGTGGACTCCGTAAAAGAAGTCGTTGATTTGGAAGATAACCAAATCGAACCGTCTCCGGTTCTGGGCAATCACAGCTCAATGCATTTCGTTCGCGGCATGGGTAAAGTCGACAACAGAGTCGTTATCCTGGTCGACATCGTAGCGGCATTCTCTCAGGATCAAATGGGCCAAATGGCTAATTTTGCTGAGGCTGCTTAA
- a CDS encoding DUF6624 domain-containing protein, which yields MSQDWKNFYEEIMHMIREDQAVREVLAQTGELFQGYSPVMEKTHLKHAERLKKLIELHGFPTIPKVGEDAAIAAMRLILHAISWPEFMRAMEIETVELLKNNEVPKQYVAMLMDRIRFYEGRKQIYGTNSDWDDNGILRVTDVEDEPNLNARRAEMGLDPLESLVRSPLEEFHPTDPKKRHEEFVAWTLKVGWRTV from the coding sequence ATGAGTCAGGATTGGAAGAACTTCTACGAAGAAATCATGCACATGATTCGCGAGGACCAGGCCGTCCGCGAAGTTTTGGCCCAGACGGGCGAACTTTTTCAGGGCTACTCCCCGGTCATGGAAAAAACGCATCTGAAACATGCCGAACGACTGAAAAAGTTGATTGAACTTCACGGCTTCCCCACAATTCCCAAAGTGGGAGAAGACGCCGCCATCGCAGCCATGCGTCTGATTTTGCACGCCATCAGCTGGCCCGAGTTCATGCGCGCCATGGAAATCGAAACCGTGGAGCTCCTTAAGAACAACGAGGTTCCAAAACAATATGTCGCCATGCTGATGGATCGCATCCGCTTTTATGAGGGTCGAAAACAAATCTACGGAACAAATTCAGACTGGGACGATAATGGAATTTTGCGAGTGACCGACGTTGAAGATGAACCAAACCTGAATGCGCGACGGGCCGAAATGGGATTGGATCCACTTGAAAGCCTGGTCCGAAGCCCTCTTGAGGAATTTCACCCCACCGATCCCAAGAAGCGTCACGAGGAATTTGTGGCGTGGACTCTAAAGGTGGGTTGGCGTACAGTTTAG